A stretch of the Drosophila sulfurigaster albostrigata strain 15112-1811.04 chromosome 2L, ASM2355843v2, whole genome shotgun sequence genome encodes the following:
- the LOC133835102 gene encoding E3 ubiquitin-protein ligase PPP1R11: MANQPTSMEPGSTITETIEESDGCQKCEASEGVPTLQLRLEPPRDDRRVVFHEGVLDNEHMNRKKSKCCCIYKKPLAFGESSSEEDDECEHCFGHPEKRQKNKKKLQSSVSRPSTEHFDEPSTSSEAQSQLGQNDIRETIDKVLPPGFKKSVEPLV, from the exons ATGGCAAATCAGCCCACAAGTATGGAACCAGGTTCAACAATAACAGAAACTATTGAAGAAAGTGATGGTTGTCAAAAATGCGAGGCTTCCGAAGGCGTACCCACGTTACAATTGCGTTTGGAACCGCCTAGAGATGATCGGCGAGTGGTGTTCCATGAAGGTGTGTTAGATAACGAGCATATGAATCGGAAGAAATCCAAGT GCTGTTGCATCTACAAAAAACCATTGGCTTTTGGCGAAAGTTCTTCGGAAGAGGATGACGAATGCGAGCATTGCTTTGGTCACCCCGAAAAACgtcaaaaaaacaagaagaaactTCAGAGCTCTGTATCACGTCCATCTACTGAACATTTTGATGAACCTTCTACATCCTCTGAGGCCCAATCGCAGCTAGGCCAAAATGATATACGTGAAACAATCGATAAAGTACTGCCACCAGGCTTTAAGAAATCTGTGGAACCATTGGTATAG
- the LOC133835097 gene encoding F-box/WD repeat-containing protein 5, translating into MELTFKKARLVSNANEGVVADDEFDVCCDVVDNRGFENDFGWWALPEPALLKVFVRLSVYDLLQASVCCRRWNSIAKDELLWRHKFQENFRASPNIPLKPGAASWRAEYQRLSMHIPFVQAQRLEPSSEYNHGHTHQVLHVSFSHNGEMFATCSKDGYVIVWNAQHPCTEKYAHNMKQFSWKYTQYSQFNQSDTLLLVSGVHFGSPQSTSGEIAVFYLGATESHLRCRVVNRPYDIFGTWFSDQYLLSGDLHWLAHLVSTSVIWLNKANQEIDSEHVPIMSQLYKFYNSNASSVRAIMVARCPWLDDSNDPLKRINEPSETGSASTINCSEEVPSTSFASGNLVSHRASLRRTRSATPDNNYLPDINEHNHARRSRARNVQNSDSTIHYLEEYRKDAEAATNVYFNDGNESIDVDVEPEAEEIESVMEVYDEMENSMPKYLIFSTGSKTFTPHQIGFKRIRSVYFPKKLDPGPTLKERIAAKRAAQQQQQQNPRNDPDWWDYESVKDRFDEVDKVIDLHGHIIGMSLSPDHRYLYVNTRPWPKNYNITNPLEPPPIAQEIDIHVIDLMTLKRVGNMLRAHKAYTPSTECFFIFLDVCDEYVASGAEDQHAYLWDRYYGISLAKFKHADVVNSVAFNPRDSQMLVTTSDDYTVKVWRSKAQAKTYNIPIDISESFELKPKNCHISKFSL; encoded by the exons atggaaTTGACCTTTAAAAAGGCACGATTGGTGTCTAATGCAAACGAaggtgttgttgctgatgatgaatTTGATGTATGCTGTGATGTTGTAGACAACAGAGGTTTCGAAAATGATTTTGGATGGTGGGCACTTCCGGAGCCCGCACTGTTAAAAGTCTTTGTTCGCCTAAGTGTTTACGATTTACTCCAAGCCAGCGTCTGTTGCCGGCGCTGGAACTCGATTGCCAAGGACGAGTTGCTGTGGCGACACAAATTTCAAGAAAACTTTAGAGCATCACCTAACATACCCTTGAAGCCAGGTGCTGCGAGCTGGAGAGCTGAATACCAGCGCCTTAGTATGCACATTCCTTTTGTGCAAGCGCAGCGTCTGGAGCCGAGTAGCGAGTACAATCACGGACATACGCATCAGGTGTTGCACGTTAGTTTTTCTCACAACGGCGAAATGTTCGCAACATGCTCTAAGGACGGTTATGTTATTGTATGGAATGCACAACATCCATGTACAG AAAAGTATGCGCACAATATGAAACAGTTCAGCTGGAAGTACACACAGTACTCGCAGTTTAATCAAAGTGACACACTCCTCTTGGTATCTGGTGTTCACTTTGGGTCGCCACAGAGCACTTCTGGAGAGATAGCTGTTTTTTATCTGGGTGCCACCGAATCCCATCTTCGCTGTCGAGTCGTCAATAGACCATACGATATCTTTGGCACCTGGTTTAGCGATCAGTACCTTCTCTCAGGCGATCTTCACTGGTTGGCACATCTAGTGAGTACTTCGGTCATATGGCTGAATAAGGCCAATCAAGAAATTGATTCGGAGCATGTGCCCATCATGAGCCAGCTATATAAATTCTACAATAGCAATGCTAGTTCGGTGCGCGCAATAATGGTGGCCAGATGCCCGTGGCTGGACGACTCTAATGATCCTCTTAAACGAATCAATGAGCCATCAGAAACTGGCTCAGCATCGACTATCAACTGCAGCGAAGAGGTGCCTTCCACATCGTTTGCTAGTGGCAATCTTGTGTCTCATAGAGCTAGTTTGCGGCGCACACGATCCGCTACTCCCGATAATAATTATCTACCCGATATAAACGAACACAACCATGCACGAAGATCGAGGGCTAGAAATGTTCAAAACTCTGATTCCACCATACACTATCTTGAGGAGTACAGAAAAGATGCTGAAGCTGCcacaaatgtttattttaatgatggTAATGAAAGCATCGATGTGGACGTTGAGCCAGAGGCAGAAGAAATCGAATCGGTGATGGAAGTCTACGATGAAATGGAGAACAGCATGCCCaagtatttgattttttcgaCTGGGTCTAAGACGTTCACACCTCATCAAATTGGTTTCAAACGCATTCGCAGCGTATACTTCCCTAAAAAGCTAGATCCTGGTCCAACACTTAAGGAGCGCATTGCAGCGAAACGAGCcgcccagcaacagcagcagcaaaacccACGGAATGATCCCGATTGGTGGGACTATGAATCTGTTAAAGATCGTTTCGACGAAGTAGACAAAGTGATCGACTTGCACGGCCACATTATTGGCATGTCATTAAGTCCTGACCATCGCTACTTATATGTGAACACGCGGCCATGGCCGAAGAATTATAATATAACCAATCCTCTTGAACCACCACCCATTGCCCAGGAAATAGACATACATGTCATTGATCTAATGACTCTGAAGCGAGTGGGCAACATGCTGCGTGCTCACAAAGCTTACACCCCTAGCACTGAAtgctttttcatatttcttgaTGTGTGCGATGAGTACGTGGCGAGTGGAGCTGAGGATCAACACGCATATTTGTGGGATCGCTATTATGGCATCAGCTTGGCAAAGTTTAAACATGCTGATGTTGTGAATAGTGTAGCTTTTAACCCTCGCGACTCTCAGATGCTGGTGACAACCAGTGACGATTACACTGTCAAG gtgTGGCGATCCAAAGCTCAGGCGAAAACTTACAATATTCCAATTGATATCAGCGAATCGTTTGAGTTGAAACCCAAAAATTGtcacatttcaaaattttctcTGTAG